In bacterium YEK0313, one genomic interval encodes:
- the nahD gene encoding 2-hydroxychromene-2-carboxylate isomerase, translating into MSAAPQTVEFIFDFGSPNAYLAAQVLPAIAARHGAAVRLTPCLLGGIFKATGNQSPAQAFAPIKGKLAYEMLELRRFVARHGLARFRMNPHFPVNTLMIMRGLIAAEMAGVAEPYCRAVLAAMWEDGEKMDDPAVVHRVLDAAGLDGAAIIARTQDGAIKERLVANTEAAVARGVFGIPTFFVGTEMFFGKDRLGQVEEELARPGPEG; encoded by the coding sequence ATGAGCGCCGCGCCACAAACGGTCGAGTTCATCTTCGATTTCGGCAGCCCCAACGCCTATCTGGCCGCGCAGGTCCTGCCGGCCATCGCCGCCCGCCACGGCGCGGCCGTCAGGCTGACGCCCTGCCTGCTCGGCGGCATCTTCAAGGCGACCGGCAACCAGTCGCCGGCCCAGGCCTTCGCCCCCATCAAGGGCAAGCTCGCCTACGAAATGCTGGAGCTGCGGCGCTTCGTCGCCCGCCACGGCCTGGCCCGCTTTCGCATGAACCCGCATTTCCCGGTCAACACGCTCATGATCATGCGCGGCCTGATCGCCGCGGAGATGGCGGGGGTGGCCGAGCCCTACTGCCGCGCGGTGCTGGCCGCGATGTGGGAGGACGGCGAGAAGATGGACGATCCGGCGGTGGTGCACCGGGTGCTGGACGCGGCCGGGCTCGACGGCGCGGCGATCATCGCCCGCACCCAGGACGGCGCGATCAAGGAACGGCTCGTCGCCAATACCGAGGCCGCGGTGGCGCGGGGCGTCTTCGGCATTCCGACCTTTTTCGTCGGCACCGAAATGTTTTTCGGCAAGGACCGGCTCGGGCAGGTCGAGGAGGAGCTGGCAAGACCGGGGCCTGAAGGCTGA
- the alaS_1 gene encoding Alanine--tRNA ligase, whose product MQRPFYHDHPDDLAVTTEVVAARPGRVALARSPFFQGGGGQLADRGLIRWSGGEAAIAGFETAEGQAWALLAEPVEPAGTVEAVVDPAFRQMMRELHTDTHLLNAYVFQLFDGALVTGVQMNEDGTARMDFDLPDADSERLRRLDEPINAAIRQDLAVTDSYVPLAAAQAEHGLIRTRSAAPPPTADGLIRIVEIAGLDRQACGGTHLASTGASRPVKVLKIDNKGRHNRRIKIGLVGLAPGA is encoded by the coding sequence ATGCAACGGCCATTCTACCATGACCATCCCGACGATCTCGCCGTGACGACCGAAGTCGTCGCGGCAAGGCCAGGGCGCGTGGCCCTCGCCCGCTCGCCGTTCTTCCAGGGCGGCGGCGGCCAGCTCGCCGATCGCGGCCTGATCCGCTGGAGCGGCGGCGAAGCCGCCATTGCCGGTTTCGAAACGGCCGAGGGCCAGGCCTGGGCGCTGCTCGCGGAGCCGGTCGAGCCCGCCGGAACGGTGGAAGCGGTGGTCGATCCGGCCTTCCGGCAGATGATGCGCGAGCTGCACACCGACACCCACCTTCTCAACGCCTATGTCTTCCAGCTCTTCGACGGCGCCCTGGTGACCGGCGTGCAGATGAACGAGGACGGCACGGCGCGCATGGATTTCGACCTGCCGGATGCCGACAGCGAGCGGCTGCGCCGCCTGGACGAGCCGATCAACGCGGCGATCCGCCAGGACCTGGCGGTGACCGACAGCTATGTGCCGCTGGCGGCAGCCCAGGCCGAGCATGGGCTGATCCGCACCCGGTCGGCCGCTCCACCACCGACCGCCGACGGACTGATCCGGATCGTCGAGATCGCCGGGCTCGACCGCCAGGCCTGCGGCGGCACCCATCTCGCCTCGACCGGCGCGTCGCGCCCGGTCAAGGTCCTGAAGATCGACAACAAGGGCCGGCACAACCGGCGGATCAAGATCGGCCTCGTCGGCCTGGCGCCGGGAGCCTGA
- a CDS encoding hypothetical protein (Alpha-2-macroglobulin family N-terminal region), translated as MMRIRGLLAAAGPLVFAAAFAFSFSDFSFAQISRTPDMELAQGPAQPVPRPQPARPAPEAQRSQAQPAPAPPPLRIFQRDDLNELGRKFSAWVATRNAGDTRPIPDIRRDADAATQRGDFRAAARAWEVIALRSAPDTAAWVRYSQALGGIRSDNWRERQQNSEDMVGAAYYAYQRSQNRNEEAFALGQLRQIMVARQQWRPAIDLARAVVETRDTPEAREAYDRLREQHGFRFRETKIDSDGMRPRACFQFSENLQKGRTDFAPFIRQIGVTNPPITVEDRQICVDGLRHGERYQFQLLQGLPSEIAGETLMRNVDVSIYVRDRTPSVRFTGRAYVLPRNGQRGVPVVSVNVDSVDVEIIRLGDRSIAQTVAQDFPKPLDSYELRQLISDRGMSAWKGKLSVENRLNADVTTAFPVDEAVRSLEPGVYLITARPSNGRPATPDDDDSSSGLVAQWFIVSDLGLTGLSGVDGVHGFVHSLNSAKPLADTEVRLIARNNEVLGVKRTDASGHVRFEPGLTRGEGALQPALLVASTTQGDYAFLNLRQPAFDLSDRGVAGREVSGPLDAFLVPERGIYRPGETVYLTTLLRDGKGDAVPNVPLTLVVTRPDGVEYRRIVTQDQGAGARAVPIPIVSSAPTGTWRVQAITDPRSPVAGTVSFLVEDFVPDRIAFDLTPTTDRLTRGGSFGASVDARYLFGMPGADLGVEGEVVMETTTSLPDFPGYEFGLGDEDTKRDRQPLPDGITTDGQGKVTLAAPLPRMEDTTRPLTARLQVRVAEPGGRAVERSTALPVLPGTPMIGIKPLFDSHRAGENETAAFEVISVAGDGRTRTSGTLTWQVLKLETRWAWTRGVTGWASQAIVTTRRVDGGQIQTAPGQAARIQVPVQWGRYRVEVSGGDVAGPISTVVFSAGYGGEGTADTPDVLDMSLDKPAYRTGDTMTISINARFAGTATVAVLGDRLLAERTIEVPQGQSKVTVPIGENWGAGAYATVFLRRPLDAAASRMPGRAIGLAWFGVDTAERRLRVSFDAPEKIAPRAALRVPVKVEGLAPGEEARVTVAAVDVGILTLTNYQPPKPDDYYLGQRRLSAEVRDLYGLLIDGMSAARGSIRSGGDGPASRFNGAPPAQEPLSLFSGILTVGPDGRAEAVFDIPDFNGTVRLMAMAWTTTKHGSASHDVVARDPVVVSATLPRVLGHADRATARFDLVNAEAPAGEYRLTVTPEGPLQIGRAESTVRLGANGGRGAVSVPLSASGLGVGRLGVRLTGPGGLDVTSRYALGVRPALPDVSARTILTMNPGESVTVSRDLVRDFVPGSGQVAVSVGPSTAIDIPGLLLALDRYPYGCTEQTTSRALPLLYLGVLSAAEGGLGMETPVAERIRDSIDRILSRQSGSGSFGLWSAGSGEDSWLDAYVTDFLLRAREQGYSVPATAFQLAVDRLRTIVASTNGVGSNKGMDLAYAHYVLARSGRGALSELRWLADTQVGQIGTPMARAQLGTALALMGDTARAERVFTSAVALLGDARQVDLGRYDYGSRLRDAAAIMALGAEARLDRRVTARAQQIVEDLRSRTRYLSTQEQVWLVLAAQALIEDAKRISLDVGGAQHQGALARTLRSAEVNDGLALRNTGPDPIRAVVTATGTPTAPEPAAANGFTLQRRYMTLDGRPADITRVAQGTRLVVVLAVTEAAPQLGQVMLVDRLPAGFEIDNPSLVASADTSALRWLPREPVQPAYQAFRDDRFMASYARSPGARSAWQAAYMIRAVTPGQYVVPPATVEDMYRPERSARTAAGQSEVTAGGRP; from the coding sequence ATGATGCGCATCCGAGGTCTGTTGGCGGCCGCGGGGCCGCTCGTTTTTGCTGCGGCTTTTGCTTTTTCTTTTTCCGATTTCAGCTTCGCCCAGATATCCAGAACGCCCGACATGGAGCTGGCCCAGGGGCCGGCGCAACCCGTGCCGCGGCCGCAGCCGGCGAGGCCCGCGCCCGAAGCGCAGCGCAGCCAGGCGCAGCCGGCGCCCGCGCCGCCGCCTCTGCGGATCTTCCAGCGCGACGATCTCAACGAGCTCGGGCGCAAGTTCTCCGCCTGGGTCGCGACGCGCAACGCTGGCGACACCCGCCCGATCCCCGATATCCGCCGCGATGCCGACGCGGCGACCCAGCGCGGCGATTTCCGCGCCGCGGCGCGCGCCTGGGAGGTGATCGCGCTGCGCTCGGCACCCGATACCGCGGCCTGGGTGCGCTATTCGCAGGCGCTCGGCGGCATCCGTTCCGACAACTGGCGCGAGCGGCAGCAGAACAGCGAGGACATGGTGGGCGCCGCCTACTATGCCTATCAGCGCTCGCAGAACCGCAACGAGGAGGCCTTCGCGCTCGGCCAGCTGCGCCAGATCATGGTGGCGCGCCAGCAGTGGCGGCCGGCGATCGACCTCGCCCGGGCGGTCGTCGAAACGCGCGACACGCCGGAGGCGCGGGAAGCCTATGACCGGCTGCGCGAGCAGCACGGCTTCCGCTTCCGCGAGACCAAGATCGATTCGGACGGCATGCGCCCGCGCGCCTGCTTCCAGTTCTCCGAGAACCTGCAGAAGGGCCGGACCGATTTCGCTCCCTTCATCCGCCAGATCGGCGTGACCAATCCGCCGATCACGGTCGAGGACCGGCAGATCTGCGTCGACGGCCTGCGCCACGGCGAGCGCTATCAGTTCCAGCTCCTGCAGGGCCTGCCCTCGGAGATCGCCGGCGAGACCCTGATGCGCAACGTCGACGTCTCGATCTATGTCCGCGACCGCACGCCGTCGGTGCGCTTCACCGGCCGGGCCTATGTGCTGCCGCGCAACGGCCAGCGCGGCGTGCCGGTGGTCAGCGTCAATGTCGATTCCGTCGATGTCGAGATCATCCGGCTGGGCGACCGCTCGATCGCCCAGACGGTGGCGCAGGACTTCCCGAAGCCGCTCGATTCCTACGAGCTGCGCCAGCTCATCTCCGACCGCGGCATGTCCGCCTGGAAGGGCAAGCTCAGCGTCGAGAACCGGCTCAATGCCGACGTGACCACCGCCTTTCCGGTGGACGAGGCCGTCAGATCGCTCGAGCCCGGCGTCTATCTGATCACCGCCCGGCCGAGCAACGGCCGTCCCGCGACGCCGGACGACGATGATTCGAGCAGCGGCCTGGTCGCGCAGTGGTTCATCGTCTCCGATCTCGGCCTCACCGGCCTGTCCGGGGTCGACGGCGTGCATGGCTTCGTCCATTCGCTGAACTCGGCCAAGCCGCTGGCCGATACCGAGGTCCGGCTCATCGCCCGCAACAACGAGGTGCTCGGCGTCAAGCGCACCGATGCCAGCGGCCATGTCCGCTTCGAACCCGGCCTGACGCGCGGCGAGGGCGCGCTGCAGCCGGCGCTGCTGGTCGCCTCCACGACCCAGGGCGACTACGCCTTCCTGAACCTGCGCCAGCCGGCCTTCGACCTCTCGGACCGGGGCGTCGCCGGCCGCGAGGTGAGCGGTCCTCTCGATGCCTTCCTGGTGCCGGAGCGCGGCATCTACCGGCCGGGCGAGACCGTCTACCTCACCACGCTGCTGCGCGACGGCAAGGGCGATGCGGTGCCGAACGTGCCGCTGACGCTGGTCGTCACGCGGCCCGACGGCGTCGAATACCGGCGCATCGTCACCCAGGACCAGGGCGCGGGCGCGCGCGCCGTGCCGATCCCGATCGTCTCCTCGGCGCCGACCGGCACCTGGCGCGTCCAGGCGATCACCGATCCGCGCAGTCCGGTGGCGGGCACGGTCTCGTTCCTGGTCGAGGACTTCGTGCCCGACCGCATCGCCTTCGATCTGACCCCGACGACCGACCGGCTGACGCGGGGCGGCAGCTTCGGCGCCAGCGTCGACGCGCGCTATCTGTTCGGCATGCCCGGCGCCGATCTCGGCGTCGAGGGCGAGGTGGTGATGGAAACCACCACCAGCCTTCCCGACTTTCCCGGCTACGAGTTCGGCCTCGGCGACGAGGACACCAAGCGCGACCGCCAGCCGCTGCCCGATGGCATCACCACCGACGGCCAGGGCAAGGTGACGCTGGCCGCGCCACTGCCGCGGATGGAGGACACGACCCGGCCGCTGACCGCCCGCCTGCAGGTGCGGGTCGCCGAACCCGGCGGGCGCGCGGTCGAGCGCAGCACCGCCCTGCCGGTCCTGCCCGGCACGCCGATGATCGGCATCAAGCCGCTGTTCGACAGCCACCGGGCCGGCGAGAACGAGACCGCGGCCTTCGAGGTGATCAGCGTCGCCGGCGACGGCCGGACCCGCACCAGCGGCACGCTGACCTGGCAGGTCCTGAAGCTGGAGACGCGCTGGGCCTGGACGCGGGGCGTCACCGGCTGGGCGAGCCAGGCGATCGTCACGACCCGGCGGGTCGACGGCGGCCAGATCCAGACGGCGCCCGGACAGGCGGCGCGCATCCAGGTGCCGGTCCAGTGGGGCCGCTACCGCGTCGAGGTATCGGGCGGCGATGTCGCCGGGCCGATCTCGACCGTGGTGTTCTCCGCCGGCTATGGCGGGGAGGGCACTGCCGACACGCCCGACGTGCTCGACATGAGCCTCGACAAGCCGGCCTATCGCACCGGCGACACCATGACCATTTCGATCAATGCCCGTTTTGCCGGCACCGCGACGGTCGCCGTGCTGGGCGACCGGCTGCTCGCCGAACGGACGATCGAGGTGCCGCAGGGCCAGAGCAAGGTGACCGTTCCGATCGGCGAGAACTGGGGAGCCGGCGCCTATGCGACAGTGTTCCTGCGCCGGCCGCTCGATGCCGCCGCCTCGCGCATGCCGGGCCGCGCCATCGGCCTTGCCTGGTTCGGCGTCGACACGGCCGAGCGGCGGCTCAGGGTCAGCTTCGATGCGCCCGAGAAGATCGCGCCGCGCGCGGCGCTGAGGGTGCCGGTCAAGGTCGAAGGCCTCGCCCCGGGCGAGGAGGCGCGGGTGACGGTCGCGGCCGTCGATGTCGGCATTCTCACGCTGACCAATTACCAGCCGCCAAAACCCGACGACTACTATCTCGGCCAGCGGCGGCTCTCGGCCGAGGTCCGCGACCTCTACGGCCTGCTGATCGACGGCATGTCGGCGGCGCGCGGCTCGATCCGCTCCGGCGGCGACGGCCCGGCCAGCCGCTTCAACGGGGCGCCGCCGGCGCAGGAGCCGCTGTCGCTGTTCTCGGGCATCCTGACCGTCGGTCCCGACGGCCGTGCCGAGGCGGTGTTCGACATTCCCGACTTCAACGGCACGGTCCGTCTGATGGCCATGGCCTGGACCACCACCAAGCACGGCTCGGCCTCGCACGACGTCGTTGCCCGCGATCCGGTCGTGGTCTCGGCGACGCTGCCGCGCGTGCTCGGCCATGCCGACAGGGCGACGGCGCGGTTCGACCTCGTCAATGCCGAGGCACCGGCGGGCGAATACCGGCTCACCGTCACCCCGGAGGGACCGCTGCAGATCGGCCGGGCCGAGTCGACCGTCCGCCTCGGCGCCAATGGCGGCCGCGGCGCCGTCTCGGTGCCGCTGAGCGCAAGTGGGCTCGGCGTCGGCCGGCTCGGCGTGCGGCTGACCGGCCCCGGCGGCCTCGACGTCACCTCGCGCTATGCGCTCGGCGTCAGGCCGGCCTTGCCCGACGTGTCGGCGCGGACGATCCTGACCATGAACCCGGGCGAATCGGTCACCGTCTCGCGCGACCTCGTGCGCGACTTCGTGCCCGGTTCCGGCCAGGTCGCGGTGTCGGTCGGGCCGTCGACGGCGATCGACATTCCCGGCCTCCTGCTGGCGCTCGATCGCTACCCCTATGGCTGCACCGAGCAGACCACCAGCCGCGCGCTGCCGCTGCTCTATCTCGGCGTGCTGTCGGCCGCCGAGGGTGGGCTCGGCATGGAGACGCCGGTCGCCGAGCGGATCCGCGATTCGATCGACCGGATCCTGTCGCGCCAGTCGGGCTCCGGCAGCTTCGGGCTGTGGTCGGCGGGCAGCGGTGAGGATTCCTGGCTCGACGCCTATGTCACCGACTTCCTGCTGCGCGCCCGCGAGCAGGGCTACAGCGTGCCGGCGACGGCCTTCCAGCTCGCCGTCGACCGGCTGCGGACGATCGTCGCCTCGACCAACGGGGTCGGCAGCAACAAGGGCATGGACCTCGCCTATGCCCATTACGTGCTCGCCCGCTCCGGCCGCGGCGCGCTGTCGGAACTGCGCTGGCTCGCCGATACCCAGGTCGGCCAGATCGGCACACCGATGGCGCGGGCGCAGCTCGGCACGGCGCTGGCGCTGATGGGCGACACGGCCCGGGCCGAACGGGTCTTCACCTCGGCGGTCGCCTTGCTCGGCGATGCCAGGCAGGTCGATCTCGGCCGCTATGACTACGGTTCGCGCCTGCGCGACGCGGCGGCGATCATGGCGCTCGGCGCGGAGGCCCGGCTCGACCGGCGGGTCACGGCCCGCGCCCAGCAGATCGTCGAGGATCTGCGCAGCCGGACGCGCTACCTGTCGACGCAGGAGCAGGTCTGGCTGGTGCTGGCTGCCCAGGCGCTGATCGAGGACGCCAAGCGCATCTCGCTCGACGTCGGCGGCGCCCAGCACCAGGGCGCGCTCGCCCGCACCCTGCGCTCGGCCGAGGTCAATGACGGCCTTGCCCTGCGCAATACCGGCCCGGACCCGATTCGCGCCGTGGTGACCGCCACCGGCACGCCGACGGCTCCCGAGCCGGCGGCGGCGAACGGCTTCACCCTGCAGCGACGCTACATGACGCTGGACGGCCGGCCGGCCGACATAACACGGGTCGCCCAGGGCACGCGGCTCGTCGTGGTGCTCGCCGTCACCGAGGCCGCGCCCCAGCTCGGTCAGGTCATGCTGGTGGACAGGCTGCCGGCAGGCTTTGAGATCGACAATCCGAGCCTCGTCGCCAGCGCCGACACCTCGGCCCTGCGCTGGCTGCCGCGCGAGCCGGTCCAGCCGGCCTACCAGGCATTCCGCGACGACCGCTTCATGGCCTCCTATGCCCGCTCGCCGGGCGCCCGCAGCGCCTGGCAGGCGGCCTACATGATCCGGGCGGTGACGCCCGGCCAGTATGTCGTGCCGCCGGCGACGGTCGAGGACATGTACCGGCCCGAGCGCAGCGCGCGCACGGCGGCCGGACAGTCCGAAGTGACGGCGGGCGGGCGGCCGTGA
- the pbpF_1 gene encoding Penicillin-binding protein 1F, with product MTRRRLIGLAARRWPAVRRRRLIGLAAGGLALAGLAGGYGFWRLGEGPDGGATAFSREVVDRQDRLLRPFQTDDDMWRFPGAVGAVDPLFLRMLKAYEDRRFSSHPGVDPLALGRAAGQWLANGRIVSGGSTLAMQVARLIDKREDGRSLFVKLREMARAVRLRQTLGEERILDLYLSLAPYGGNVEGIRAASLAYFGKEPRRLSPGEAALLVALPQAPETRRPDRFPERARRARDRVLDRMLLAGVLKPEQVAAGKAEHVPTARRAMPAFAWHASAEAVAAEPGRRVHRLTLDRGHQEALEALVRERARAAGAKISAGLVAIDHRSGEVIARIGAADPLDTERQGAVDMTRAIRSPGSALKPFIYALAYEAGLAHPETLIEDRPQRFGSYAPVNFDRGYQGTVSTRNALQMSLNVPAVALLEAVGPQRFMSRLEQAGVRPALPRGEVPGLAIGLGGVGLRLVDLAALYAGLARLGDMPALIERRDLPAPPSPRPLAEEAAAWAVGDILTDAPAPESALTGRYAYKTGTSYGFRDAWAIGFDGQRTIAVWVGRPDGSSIPGLIGRTAAAPILFDAFARLGPYAPLPGRPAHLQALTNSQLPPPLRRFGAAREEAGDTRELKIAFPPDGVRIDLGAAAGPMEQLPVRTVGGRPPFTVLVDGRPVARFGAQRQANVAPDGPGFTTLSVIDAEGRSASVTVRVE from the coding sequence GTGACACGCCGCCGCCTCATCGGCCTCGCGGCCAGGAGGTGGCCGGCGGTCAGGCGTCGGCGCCTCATCGGCCTGGCGGCCGGGGGGCTCGCGCTCGCCGGCCTTGCCGGGGGGTATGGCTTCTGGCGTCTCGGCGAGGGCCCGGACGGCGGTGCCACGGCCTTTTCGCGCGAGGTCGTCGACCGGCAGGACCGGCTGCTCCGGCCGTTCCAGACCGATGACGACATGTGGCGTTTCCCGGGAGCGGTCGGCGCCGTCGATCCGCTGTTCCTGCGCATGCTCAAGGCCTATGAGGACCGGCGGTTTTCGTCGCATCCGGGCGTCGATCCCCTGGCGCTCGGCCGTGCCGCTGGCCAGTGGCTGGCCAATGGGCGCATCGTCTCCGGCGGTTCGACGCTGGCGATGCAGGTCGCGCGGCTGATCGACAAGCGCGAGGACGGCCGCTCGCTGTTCGTCAAGCTGCGCGAGATGGCGCGCGCGGTCAGGCTCAGGCAGACGCTGGGCGAGGAGCGCATTCTCGATCTCTATCTGTCGCTCGCCCCCTATGGCGGCAATGTCGAAGGCATCCGGGCCGCTTCGCTCGCCTATTTCGGCAAGGAGCCGCGCCGCCTGTCGCCGGGCGAGGCGGCGCTGCTGGTCGCCCTGCCGCAGGCGCCGGAAACGCGCCGGCCGGACCGGTTCCCGGAGCGGGCCCGGCGGGCGCGCGACCGCGTTCTCGATCGGATGCTGCTCGCCGGCGTGCTCAAGCCGGAGCAGGTCGCGGCCGGCAAGGCGGAGCACGTGCCGACGGCGCGGCGCGCCATGCCGGCCTTCGCCTGGCATGCGAGTGCCGAGGCGGTTGCCGCCGAACCTGGCCGCCGGGTGCATCGGCTGACCCTCGACCGCGGCCATCAGGAGGCGCTGGAGGCGCTGGTGCGCGAGCGGGCGCGTGCCGCCGGCGCCAAGATCTCGGCCGGGCTCGTCGCCATCGATCACCGCAGCGGCGAAGTGATCGCCAGGATCGGCGCCGCCGATCCGCTCGATACCGAGCGCCAGGGCGCCGTCGACATGACCCGTGCGATCCGGTCGCCCGGCTCGGCCCTGAAGCCCTTCATCTACGCGCTCGCCTACGAGGCCGGGCTCGCCCATCCGGAAACGCTGATCGAGGATCGGCCGCAGCGCTTCGGCAGCTATGCGCCGGTCAATTTCGATCGCGGCTACCAGGGCACGGTCTCGACCCGCAACGCGCTGCAGATGTCGCTCAACGTGCCGGCCGTGGCGCTGCTCGAGGCCGTCGGGCCGCAGCGCTTCATGTCGCGCCTGGAGCAGGCCGGCGTCCGGCCGGCGCTGCCGCGCGGCGAGGTGCCCGGCCTTGCCATCGGTCTCGGCGGTGTCGGCCTGCGTCTCGTCGACCTCGCCGCGCTCTATGCCGGGCTTGCCCGACTCGGCGACATGCCGGCGCTGATCGAACGGCGCGACCTGCCGGCCCCGCCGTCGCCGCGGCCGCTGGCCGAGGAGGCCGCCGCCTGGGCGGTCGGCGACATCCTGACCGATGCGCCGGCCCCGGAATCGGCCCTGACCGGGCGCTATGCCTACAAGACCGGCACGTCCTATGGTTTCCGCGACGCCTGGGCGATCGGCTTCGACGGCCAGCGCACCATCGCGGTCTGGGTCGGCCGGCCTGACGGATCCTCGATCCCCGGCCTGATCGGACGCACCGCCGCGGCGCCCATCCTGTTCGACGCCTTCGCCCGGCTCGGCCCCTATGCGCCCTTGCCCGGCCGGCCCGCTCATCTGCAGGCCCTGACCAACAGCCAGCTGCCGCCGCCGCTGCGCCGGTTCGGCGCGGCGCGCGAGGAGGCCGGCGATACCCGCGAGCTGAAGATCGCCTTCCCGCCCGACGGCGTGCGCATCGATCTCGGCGCCGCGGCCGGCCCGATGGAGCAATTGCCGGTGCGCACCGTCGGCGGGCGGCCACCCTTCACCGTGCTCGTCGACGGCCGGCCGGTGGCGCGTTTCGGGGCCCAGCGGCAGGCCAATGTCGCGCCCGACGGGCCGGGCTTCACCACCCTGTCGGTGATCGATGCGGAGGGTCGCAGCGCCAGCGTGACGGTGCGGGTGGAGTGA
- the virF_1 gene encoding Virulence regulon transcriptional activator VirF — protein sequence MARHDPHNRTVYWNDRHIPGLSLMCADFTTHSYPPHVHEAFVVAVTEDGGAEVKSRGQIGQAHAACLFAFNPAEPHSGWMGASPRWRYRGFYLPQQAIHALAAGLGIERIPYFTRNDFADPDLIAAFLSLHRRLQADDDPLEGREALLSAFGMLFDRHGSGGERAEAAPADRVLFERIRQEMTERAAEPLTLDQLGLRFGLTEFQLIGLFNRVAGITPHAYLTQLRLNAACRMLKRQKAIADVALASGFYDQSALTKHFKRCYGITPLQFAKAAA from the coding sequence ATGGCGCGGCACGATCCACACAACCGCACGGTCTACTGGAACGACCGGCACATACCGGGCCTCAGCCTGATGTGTGCCGATTTCACCACCCATTCCTATCCGCCGCATGTGCACGAGGCCTTCGTCGTCGCGGTGACCGAGGATGGCGGGGCCGAGGTCAAGAGCCGCGGCCAGATCGGCCAGGCCCATGCGGCATGCCTTTTCGCCTTCAATCCGGCGGAGCCGCATTCCGGCTGGATGGGCGCGAGCCCGCGCTGGCGCTACCGCGGCTTCTACCTGCCGCAGCAGGCCATTCACGCGCTCGCCGCCGGGCTCGGCATCGAACGCATTCCCTATTTCACACGCAACGATTTCGCCGATCCCGACCTGATCGCCGCCTTCCTTTCGCTGCACCGCCGGCTGCAGGCCGATGATGATCCGCTCGAAGGGAGGGAGGCGCTGCTGTCGGCTTTCGGCATGCTGTTCGATCGCCACGGCAGCGGCGGCGAGCGGGCCGAGGCGGCGCCCGCCGACCGGGTGCTGTTCGAGCGGATCAGGCAGGAGATGACCGAGCGGGCGGCCGAGCCGCTGACGCTCGACCAGCTCGGCCTGCGTTTCGGCCTCACCGAATTCCAGCTGATCGGCCTGTTCAACCGCGTCGCCGGCATCACCCCCCATGCCTATCTGACCCAGCTCAGGCTGAACGCCGCCTGCCGGATGCTGAAACGGCAGAAGGCGATCGCCGACGTCGCGCTCGCCTCCGGCTTCTACGACCAGAGCGCCCTGACCAAACATTTCAAGCGCTGCTACGGCATCACGCCCCTGCAGTTCGCCAAGGCCGCCGCCTGA
- the rpmB gene encoding 50S ribosomal protein L28: MSRRCELTGKGVLVGHRVSHSNIKTKHRFLPNLQNISFTSEALGQTVSLRVSTHALRSVDHNGGLDAFLIKARAENLSPKARQLKANIAKKRAEAAAA; the protein is encoded by the coding sequence ATGTCGCGTCGTTGTGAACTCACCGGTAAGGGTGTTCTGGTTGGCCACCGGGTCAGCCATTCGAACATCAAGACCAAGCATCGCTTTCTGCCGAACCTGCAGAACATCTCCTTCACGTCCGAGGCCCTCGGCCAGACCGTGTCGCTGCGGGTTTCGACCCATGCGCTGCGCTCGGTCGACCACAATGGCGGCCTCGATGCCTTCCTGATCAAGGCCCGCGCAGAGAACCTGTCGCCGAAGGCCCGTCAGCTCAAGGCCAACATCGCCAAGAAGCGCGCCGAAGCCGCCGCCGCCTGA
- the gno_2 gene encoding Gluconate 5-dehydrogenase, with product MTMTEQSTGACLIVGAGEGVGAAVARAFAREGLSVCLTRRPRHLDVLEQLATSIRAEGGKAHAFGVDAREESEMVELIDRIEAEIGPLEVVVFNVGANVWFPIVETTTRVYTKVWEMATLAGFLTGREAARVMTPRGRGTVIFTGATASLRGRAEFSAFAGAKHGLRALAQSMARELGPKGIHVAHVVIDGTIDGAFARGRIADLDAQLARDEILRPDEIARNYVWLHRQGRSAWTHEMDLRPWTETF from the coding sequence ATGACGATGACCGAACAGTCGACAGGAGCCTGCCTCATTGTCGGTGCCGGGGAGGGCGTCGGGGCGGCGGTCGCCCGGGCCTTCGCCCGCGAGGGTCTCAGCGTCTGCCTGACCCGTCGGCCGCGCCATCTGGACGTGCTCGAACAGCTTGCCACATCGATCCGCGCCGAGGGTGGCAAGGCGCATGCCTTCGGCGTCGATGCACGCGAGGAGTCCGAGATGGTCGAGCTGATCGACCGGATCGAGGCGGAGATCGGGCCGCTCGAAGTGGTGGTCTTCAATGTCGGCGCCAATGTCTGGTTCCCGATCGTCGAGACCACGACGCGCGTCTATACCAAGGTGTGGGAAATGGCGACGCTCGCCGGCTTCCTGACCGGCCGCGAGGCGGCCCGCGTCATGACGCCGCGCGGGCGCGGCACGGTCATCTTCACCGGCGCGACCGCCAGCCTGCGCGGCCGGGCCGAATTCTCCGCCTTCGCCGGCGCCAAGCACGGCCTGCGCGCGCTCGCCCAGAGCATGGCGCGCGAGCTCGGGCCGAAGGGCATCCACGTCGCTCATGTGGTGATCGACGGCACGATCGACGGTGCCTTCGCCCGCGGCCGGATCGCCGATCTCGACGCCCAGCTCGCCCGCGACGAAATTCTCCGGCCCGACGAGATCGCCCGCAACTATGTCTGGCTGCACCGGCAGGGCCGTTCGGCCTGGACCCATGAAATGGACCTGAGGCCCTGGACGGAGACCTTCTGA